One window from the genome of Rufibacter tibetensis encodes:
- a CDS encoding glycoside hydrolase family 65 protein produces the protein MKQYLTVDEWSIIEEGFHPHYNQISESVFSLGNGRMGQRANFEEAFTGETLQGNYVAGVYYPDKTRVGWWKNGYPEYFAKVLNAANWIGIDVKVAGETLDLNQSEVLDFRRELNMREGWLERTFTAQLASGKQVRVASKRFTSIVDDEVGAIRYSITPLNFSGTLTLTPYVDADIMNADSNYDEKFWNEVLQDAQANEGYVIAETKKTFFHVCTGQKFVVTQNGQEIQVDATPEERTKFIASTFKVAVQEGQEIVLYKYAANISSENHPKEALIENTKKVLVSAVGKGFEQMLQEQAAAWAAKWEESDIMIEGDATAQQGIRFNIFQLNQTYTGEDERLNIGPKGFTGEKYGGTTYWDTEAYCLPFYLATADPQVARNLLVYRYKHLQKAIENAEKLGFTGGAALYPMVTINGEECHNEWEITFEEIHRNGAIAHAIYDYIRYTGDDSYLAEYGLEVLVGISRFWAQRVNWSAAKNQYVMLGVTGPNEYENNVNNNWYTSTIATWTLEYTLKALQHVQSTDAARYQELVQKMNLNVEEETGKWQHVIDNMYYAEDQELGIFLQQDGFLDKEQTLVKDLPAEDRPLNQKWSWDRILRSVFIKQADVLQGIYLFEDRYDLDTIRRNYDFYEPRTVHESSLSPCVHAILAAKLGDEERAYEFYLRTARLDLDDYNNDTEDGCHITSMAGTWMSVVQGFGGMRVRDNQLHFNPFIPSGWTSYSFKIRFCGHLLNIKVTKESVTIENQAEKAIKLNVFDQPQTIEANSKGEFAHQLV, from the coding sequence ATGAAACAATATCTTACTGTTGACGAATGGTCCATCATTGAAGAGGGGTTCCATCCACACTATAACCAAATCTCTGAAAGCGTATTCAGCCTGGGAAACGGCCGCATGGGCCAACGGGCTAACTTCGAGGAGGCATTCACCGGCGAAACCCTGCAAGGCAACTACGTGGCCGGCGTGTACTATCCAGACAAGACCCGCGTGGGATGGTGGAAAAACGGCTATCCGGAGTACTTCGCGAAGGTGTTGAACGCGGCCAACTGGATAGGTATTGACGTGAAAGTAGCCGGTGAAACCCTGGACCTAAACCAAAGCGAAGTGCTGGACTTCCGCCGGGAGCTGAACATGCGCGAAGGCTGGTTAGAACGTACGTTTACCGCTCAATTGGCAAGTGGCAAGCAGGTGCGCGTGGCCTCCAAACGGTTCACCAGTATAGTGGATGATGAAGTAGGTGCTATCCGGTACAGCATCACTCCCCTTAACTTCAGCGGCACCCTCACCCTCACCCCCTATGTGGACGCGGACATCATGAACGCCGACTCAAACTACGATGAGAAGTTCTGGAACGAAGTCCTGCAGGATGCCCAAGCCAATGAAGGCTACGTCATTGCAGAAACCAAAAAAACGTTCTTCCACGTGTGCACCGGCCAGAAGTTCGTGGTAACGCAGAACGGACAGGAAATACAGGTAGACGCCACCCCAGAGGAACGAACCAAATTCATTGCCTCAACTTTTAAGGTAGCAGTACAGGAAGGCCAGGAGATCGTGTTGTACAAGTACGCCGCCAACATTTCCTCAGAGAATCACCCAAAAGAAGCTTTGATTGAAAACACCAAAAAGGTACTAGTTTCGGCCGTAGGCAAAGGATTTGAGCAGATGCTACAGGAACAAGCGGCAGCTTGGGCGGCTAAATGGGAAGAGAGCGATATCATGATTGAAGGAGATGCCACTGCTCAGCAAGGCATCCGGTTCAACATCTTCCAGCTAAACCAAACCTATACCGGCGAAGACGAACGTCTGAACATCGGTCCGAAAGGGTTTACCGGCGAGAAATACGGCGGAACCACTTATTGGGACACCGAGGCGTACTGCCTGCCCTTCTACCTGGCCACGGCTGACCCGCAGGTGGCCCGTAACCTGTTGGTGTACCGCTACAAGCACCTGCAGAAAGCCATTGAGAACGCCGAGAAACTTGGTTTTACCGGAGGTGCCGCATTGTACCCCATGGTGACCATCAACGGCGAGGAGTGCCATAACGAGTGGGAAATCACCTTTGAAGAAATCCACCGGAACGGCGCCATAGCGCATGCCATTTATGACTACATCCGGTACACCGGCGATGATTCCTACTTAGCGGAATATGGACTGGAAGTGCTGGTGGGAATTTCCCGGTTCTGGGCGCAACGCGTGAACTGGTCGGCGGCGAAAAACCAGTACGTGATGCTGGGGGTAACCGGCCCGAACGAGTACGAGAACAACGTCAACAACAACTGGTACACCAGCACCATTGCCACCTGGACCCTGGAATATACCCTGAAGGCCCTGCAACACGTGCAATCCACTGACGCAGCCCGCTACCAGGAACTTGTCCAAAAAATGAACCTAAACGTGGAGGAAGAAACTGGTAAGTGGCAGCATGTGATTGATAACATGTACTACGCCGAAGACCAGGAACTGGGTATTTTCTTACAGCAAGACGGCTTCCTGGACAAAGAGCAGACCCTGGTGAAAGACCTTCCGGCCGAAGACCGTCCGTTAAACCAGAAATGGTCCTGGGACAGAATCCTCCGCTCGGTGTTCATCAAACAAGCCGATGTGCTACAGGGTATTTACTTGTTTGAAGACCGTTATGACCTGGACACTATCCGGAGAAACTACGACTTCTACGAGCCGCGCACGGTGCATGAATCTTCACTATCGCCTTGCGTGCACGCAATTCTGGCGGCAAAATTAGGAGACGAGGAACGAGCCTATGAGTTCTATCTCAGAACCGCCCGCTTAGACTTGGACGACTACAACAACGACACCGAAGACGGCTGCCACATCACCAGTATGGCGGGCACCTGGATGAGCGTGGTGCAAGGATTTGGGGGCATGCGTGTGCGTGATAACCAACTGCACTTCAACCCTTTCATCCCTTCTGGCTGGACTTCTTATTCATTTAAGATCCGTTTCTGTGGGCACCTGCTCAACATCAAAGTAACCAAGGAAAGCGTGACTATTGAGAACCAGGCAGAGAAAGCCATCAAGCTGAACGTGTTTGACCAACCGCAGACCATTGAGGCGAACTCCAAAGGTGAGTTTGCGCACCAGTTGGTGTAA
- a CDS encoding alpha-amylase family glycosyl hydrolase, whose amino-acid sequence MTTTPQVTDPNTTEEEVKDNKFVIYQMMTRLFGNKKATNKTYGTVQENGVGKFNDITDKALQEIKNLGATHVWYTGVLEHALMTDYTKFGIPLDDADVIKGRAGSPYAIKDYYDVNPDLAVDVRKRMAEFEALVQRTHKNNLKVLIDFVPNHVARYYGSDAKPKGVEDFGSQDDKSVSFKLSNNFYYIPGQTLQVPKTYNPLSGTFKGPQEDGKFNETPAKASGNDVFSSTPSVDDWFETVKLNYGVDYQNNRTAHFSPTPDTWNKMRDILLFWAGKGVDGFRCDMAEMVPVEFWAWVIPQVKAQYPTITFIAEIYNPKAYQTYIKTGGFDFLYDKVGLYDGLRRLMENKGQGNTAEITKVWREESRGISNHMLRFLENHDEQRVASTEFAGTPWAAVPAMTVSATLGSGPVMIYFGQEVGEPGKGHEGFQGEDGRTTIFDYWGVPAHQAWMNGGKFDGGKLTEDQQRLRAFYTKLLNLSTSREAILKGKFYALTAEEGTAPAGVYAYLRHTAKEQVLVLVNFNRQSSNYALSLAPTAFTAMGLDAKGSFILQDLLTDTPPLFFQPSVKTSITLAPMSAHVFLLQKK is encoded by the coding sequence ATGACGACTACTCCACAGGTTACTGACCCTAACACCACCGAGGAAGAAGTAAAGGACAACAAGTTTGTCATTTACCAGATGATGACGCGGCTGTTCGGGAACAAGAAAGCCACGAACAAGACCTATGGCACGGTGCAGGAAAATGGGGTAGGCAAGTTCAATGACATCACAGACAAAGCACTGCAGGAGATCAAAAATCTGGGGGCCACGCACGTGTGGTACACCGGGGTCCTTGAGCACGCGCTCATGACAGACTACACTAAGTTTGGTATTCCTCTGGACGATGCTGATGTGATCAAAGGCCGGGCCGGGTCACCATACGCCATCAAAGACTACTATGACGTGAACCCAGATTTGGCCGTAGACGTGCGCAAACGCATGGCTGAGTTTGAAGCCCTGGTGCAACGCACGCACAAAAACAACCTAAAGGTTTTAATAGACTTCGTGCCGAACCATGTGGCCCGCTACTACGGCTCAGATGCCAAACCGAAAGGAGTAGAAGACTTTGGAAGCCAGGATGATAAGAGCGTTTCCTTCAAGCTTAGCAACAACTTCTATTACATACCCGGTCAGACGCTGCAGGTACCTAAAACCTACAACCCGTTAAGCGGAACTTTTAAAGGGCCGCAGGAAGACGGCAAGTTCAACGAGACGCCGGCCAAGGCCTCGGGGAATGACGTGTTCAGCTCCACGCCCAGCGTAGATGACTGGTTTGAAACGGTGAAGCTGAACTACGGCGTGGATTACCAGAACAACCGGACCGCCCACTTCTCGCCTACCCCGGACACCTGGAACAAGATGCGCGACATCCTGCTGTTCTGGGCGGGGAAAGGCGTAGACGGTTTCCGGTGCGACATGGCCGAAATGGTGCCCGTGGAGTTCTGGGCCTGGGTTATTCCGCAGGTAAAAGCCCAGTACCCAACCATCACGTTCATAGCTGAAATCTATAACCCGAAGGCGTACCAAACCTACATCAAGACCGGCGGTTTTGATTTCTTGTATGACAAAGTGGGCTTGTATGATGGCTTGCGGAGGCTCATGGAAAACAAAGGCCAGGGCAACACGGCAGAGATCACTAAGGTATGGCGCGAGGAAAGCCGGGGCATCTCTAACCATATGCTGCGTTTCCTGGAGAACCATGACGAACAACGCGTGGCTTCCACTGAGTTTGCAGGCACTCCGTGGGCAGCCGTGCCGGCCATGACGGTGAGCGCCACGTTGGGCAGCGGTCCGGTCATGATCTACTTTGGGCAGGAAGTGGGCGAGCCCGGCAAAGGGCACGAAGGCTTTCAGGGCGAAGACGGACGTACCACCATCTTTGACTATTGGGGCGTTCCAGCGCATCAGGCCTGGATGAACGGCGGAAAGTTTGACGGCGGTAAACTCACTGAAGACCAACAGCGGCTACGTGCTTTTTACACCAAATTACTTAACCTAAGTACCAGCCGCGAAGCCATCCTGAAAGGAAAGTTTTATGCCCTAACCGCCGAGGAAGGCACCGCCCCTGCGGGAGTGTACGCATACCTGCGGCACACGGCAAAAGAGCAGGTTTTGGTATTGGTAAACTTCAACCGGCAGTCCTCCAACTATGCGCTGAGCCTGGCTCCTACTGCCTTCACCGCCATGGGCCTGGACGCAAAAGGCAGCTTCATCCTTCAGGATTTATTGACAGATACGCCGCCTTTGTTTTTTCAACCATCGGTGAAAACCAGCATCACTCTTGCTCCCATGAGTGCCCATGTATTCTTGTTACAGAAAAAGTAA
- a CDS encoding MFS transporter, which produces MAQTLQAQAKPRLSFWQIWNMSFGFLGIQFGFALQNANVSRIFETLGGTEIALYWLAAPVTGLLVQPIIGYMSDRTWSPVFGRRKPFFMVGALLASLSLLIMPNASVLWMAVGMLWILDSSINISMEPFRALVGDLLPSEQRTAGFATQTFFIGVGAVVASSLPWIFNNWIGLPNTAPSGEIPPSVKWAFYSGGVVFFLAVLWTVVKTKEYPPEDLEEFNRENNETTFWQGVSETFLGIFKMPKTMLQLAFVQFFTWFALFSMWIFTTPAVTSHVFGASDTTSKLYNEGADWVGICFAVYNGISAVFAFVLPVIAKKTSRKMTHLFCLVLGGVGLISIYFISDPNMLLVSMVGVGIAWSSILTMPYAILAGSLPAKRMGYYMGVFNFFIVIPQIVAGTLLDFINKNIFHGESIYVLVVGGCSMIFAGFLTLIVKDVDEQAVQ; this is translated from the coding sequence ATGGCACAAACATTACAGGCGCAAGCCAAACCTCGGCTGAGTTTCTGGCAAATCTGGAACATGAGTTTCGGATTTCTGGGCATTCAGTTTGGATTCGCGTTACAGAACGCCAACGTAAGCCGGATTTTTGAAACATTGGGCGGTACTGAAATTGCGCTGTACTGGCTTGCCGCTCCGGTGACGGGCCTTTTAGTGCAACCCATCATTGGCTACATGAGTGACCGTACCTGGAGCCCGGTGTTCGGGAGACGCAAACCTTTCTTCATGGTGGGTGCGCTGCTCGCCTCCCTGTCGCTGCTCATTATGCCAAATGCTTCGGTACTTTGGATGGCCGTGGGCATGCTCTGGATTCTGGATTCGTCCATCAATATTTCCATGGAGCCTTTCCGGGCGCTGGTGGGTGATTTGCTGCCGTCTGAACAGCGTACCGCGGGCTTTGCGACCCAGACGTTCTTTATTGGGGTGGGTGCGGTTGTAGCCTCTTCCCTGCCCTGGATCTTCAATAACTGGATTGGCTTGCCTAATACAGCGCCGTCCGGCGAAATTCCGCCCTCGGTGAAATGGGCGTTTTACAGCGGTGGTGTCGTGTTCTTTTTAGCTGTTCTCTGGACGGTAGTCAAAACAAAAGAATACCCACCCGAAGACCTGGAAGAGTTTAACCGTGAAAACAACGAAACTACGTTCTGGCAAGGCGTTTCTGAAACGTTCCTAGGCATTTTCAAAATGCCTAAAACCATGCTGCAGCTGGCGTTTGTGCAGTTCTTCACCTGGTTCGCCCTTTTCTCCATGTGGATTTTCACCACTCCTGCCGTGACAAGCCACGTCTTTGGCGCTTCTGACACCACCTCCAAACTTTACAACGAAGGTGCCGACTGGGTGGGCATCTGTTTTGCGGTGTACAACGGTATCTCAGCCGTTTTCGCGTTTGTGTTACCAGTTATTGCCAAAAAGACGAGCCGCAAAATGACCCATTTGTTCTGCTTGGTGCTTGGGGGGGTTGGATTGATCTCTATTTACTTTATTTCTGACCCTAACATGCTGTTGGTCTCCATGGTAGGTGTGGGCATTGCCTGGTCTAGTATTCTTACCATGCCCTATGCCATCTTAGCTGGTTCTTTGCCAGCCAAACGCATGGGGTACTACATGGGTGTTTTCAATTTCTTCATTGTAATTCCTCAGATAGTCGCGGGTACGCTGCTGGATTTCATCAACAAAAACATCTTCCATGGGGAGTCCATCTACGTGTTAGTGGTAGGAGGTTGCTCCATGATCTTTGCTGGTTTCCTGACATTAATTGTGAAAGATGTAGACGAACAGGCAGTTCAATAA
- a CDS encoding alpha-amylase family glycosyl hydrolase codes for MKKKNLARLFLSSMLFCSTLGNIEVAQAQDKKVSEWPRGITYEIFVQSFADSNGDGIGDIKGMTSKLDYLKNLGVEAVWLMPMNPSPSYHKYDVTDYYGIHPDYGTMADFKEFINQAHKRNIKVVMDMVINHSSDKHPWFLDAVKNENSPYRDYYVWTHKNDPQTQKEGRPTGADSDNTRHWHKVEGSDYLYYGYFYSGMPDLNFDSPKLREEIFKMGRFWFTEVGVDGFRLDAARHIFPDERPHDNHNWWVYFRNEMKKDNKDVYLVGEVWAPAEIVGPYLRGLPALFNFDMGFAITKAVNEENAGDLVANHKKIRDFYQNVNPDYVDATFLTNHDQNRIMSAVNGDMNKAKMATALLMTLPGSPYLYYGEEIGMKGMKPDENIREPFIWDVKAKDKSRTTWMQPKYNPEGSVAPAAAQIKDKNSLFNHYKTMIGLRSNSKALTYGTLEPLQLGNSGVSAFVRTHEDESLLVLHNLTKNEVSVNLPENLTSYSKVHFKNNKGTKQKGASLTLPGYSSVVLKK; via the coding sequence ATGAAAAAGAAGAATTTAGCCCGTCTTTTCCTGTCGTCCATGCTTTTCTGCAGTACCTTAGGAAACATTGAGGTTGCGCAAGCGCAGGATAAAAAAGTAAGCGAATGGCCTCGTGGAATCACCTATGAAATCTTCGTGCAGTCCTTCGCTGATTCAAACGGAGATGGCATTGGGGATATCAAGGGAATGACCTCTAAACTTGACTACCTAAAGAACCTCGGGGTGGAAGCGGTGTGGCTGATGCCCATGAATCCATCACCTTCTTACCATAAGTACGATGTGACCGATTACTACGGCATTCACCCCGACTACGGGACCATGGCAGATTTCAAGGAGTTCATCAACCAGGCGCACAAACGCAACATTAAAGTGGTGATGGATATGGTGATCAACCATTCCTCAGACAAACACCCATGGTTTCTTGATGCCGTGAAAAATGAGAACAGCCCGTACCGTGACTACTATGTCTGGACGCACAAAAACGACCCACAAACCCAGAAAGAGGGCAGACCCACCGGAGCTGACTCAGACAATACCCGCCATTGGCACAAAGTAGAAGGAAGTGATTACCTCTACTACGGCTACTTCTACAGCGGCATGCCCGACCTGAACTTTGATAGCCCTAAGCTTCGCGAAGAAATCTTCAAGATGGGCCGTTTTTGGTTTACCGAGGTAGGCGTAGACGGTTTCCGATTAGATGCCGCCCGCCATATCTTTCCAGATGAAAGACCCCATGACAACCACAACTGGTGGGTGTACTTCCGGAACGAGATGAAAAAGGATAACAAAGACGTATACCTGGTAGGAGAGGTGTGGGCACCAGCCGAGATTGTTGGACCTTACCTGCGAGGCTTACCAGCCCTTTTTAACTTTGACATGGGCTTTGCCATTACCAAAGCTGTGAATGAGGAAAATGCTGGTGACCTGGTGGCCAACCATAAGAAGATAAGAGACTTCTACCAGAACGTGAACCCAGACTATGTAGACGCCACCTTCCTGACCAACCATGACCAAAACCGCATTATGAGTGCCGTAAACGGAGATATGAATAAAGCGAAAATGGCCACGGCGCTGCTCATGACCTTACCGGGTTCTCCTTACCTGTATTACGGCGAAGAGATAGGTATGAAAGGAATGAAGCCAGATGAAAACATCAGAGAACCGTTCATATGGGACGTGAAAGCCAAAGACAAAAGCCGCACCACCTGGATGCAGCCCAAATACAACCCTGAAGGTTCTGTAGCTCCAGCCGCTGCTCAGATCAAGGACAAGAACTCGCTCTTCAATCATTATAAAACAATGATTGGCTTAAGGAGCAATAGCAAAGCCTTGACATATGGTACCCTGGAGCCGCTCCAGTTAGGTAATTCTGGGGTGAGCGCATTTGTGAGAACCCACGAAGATGAGTCCTTGCTGGTCCTGCACAACCTTACCAAGAATGAGGTAAGTGTTAATCTTCCTGAGAACTTAACCTCTTACAGTAAGGTGCACTTTAAAAACAACAAAGGGACGAAGCAAAAAGGGGCCAGCTTGACACTTCCGGGTTATAGCAGCGTTGTGTTGAAGAAATAA
- a CDS encoding glycoside hydrolase family 97 protein produces MNKLLIIACVLLSCLGAANAQDLKSPNGKLTMRFALQNDGSPTYSLTYKGKPVIKPSKLGFELKTKAADLASGGSDANMEQKATNLQGSLHNNFTVADAKTASFNETWNPVWGEVKTIRNNYNELAVTLNQKGTGRQMVVRFRLFDDGLGFRYEFPTQKNLTYFVIKDEKTQFAMAGDHTAYWIAGDYDTQEYDYTTSRLSEIRDIMAKAVTANISQTPFSPTGVQTSLMMKSADGLYINLHEAALLDYPVMHLNLDDKNFVFESWLTPDAVGDKGYMQAPRSTPWRTVIVSDDARDILASKMTYNLNEPSKIKDTSWIKPVKYVGVWWEMITGKSTWSYTNDYPSVQLGISDYSKAKPNGTHGANTANVKKYIDFAAKHGFDGVLVEGWNIGWEDWFGNSKDYVFDFVTPYPDFDVKGIREYANSKGVKMIMHHETSSSVRNYERHMDKAYQFMKDNGYDAVKSGYVGDILPRGENHYSQWIVNHYQYALEKAADYKIMVNAHEAVRPTGIARTWPNLIGNESARGTEYQSFGGSKPNHVTVIPFTRLIGGPMDYTPGIFEMDLSKLNPDNKSHVNSTIANQLALYLTMYSPLQMAADLPENYDRFPDAFQFIKDVAVDWDDSRYLEAEPGEYITVARKAKGTAQWFLGSVGGNNTRTSNIKFDFLDKGKTYIATIYSDAKDAHYKTNPQAYNIRKVVVTNKSKLSQMVAPGGGYAISFVEAEKNQTKGLQRL; encoded by the coding sequence ATGAACAAATTACTAATAATAGCATGTGTGTTGCTTTCCTGTTTGGGTGCGGCAAATGCCCAGGACCTGAAATCCCCAAACGGGAAGCTCACCATGAGATTTGCCCTGCAGAATGACGGCTCGCCCACTTATAGCTTAACGTACAAAGGCAAGCCCGTCATCAAACCCAGTAAACTTGGGTTCGAACTGAAGACCAAAGCCGCAGACTTAGCCTCTGGTGGCTCCGATGCCAACATGGAACAAAAGGCCACAAACCTTCAAGGTTCCCTCCACAATAACTTCACGGTAGCAGATGCCAAAACCGCTTCTTTCAATGAAACCTGGAACCCGGTGTGGGGGGAAGTGAAAACCATTCGGAACAACTACAATGAATTAGCCGTGACGCTTAATCAAAAGGGCACAGGCCGGCAGATGGTGGTGCGCTTCAGGTTGTTTGATGATGGTTTAGGTTTCCGCTACGAGTTTCCCACCCAGAAGAATCTGACCTACTTTGTCATAAAGGATGAGAAAACGCAGTTCGCCATGGCCGGTGACCACACTGCTTACTGGATTGCCGGTGACTATGACACGCAGGAGTATGATTACACCACCTCCAGACTGTCAGAGATCAGGGACATTATGGCCAAAGCGGTAACTGCCAATATCTCCCAGACGCCTTTCTCTCCAACTGGGGTGCAAACTTCTTTGATGATGAAATCAGCGGATGGTCTGTACATCAACCTGCACGAGGCCGCCCTGCTTGACTACCCGGTCATGCACCTCAACCTGGATGACAAGAACTTTGTGTTCGAATCCTGGCTTACGCCTGATGCCGTTGGCGACAAAGGCTACATGCAGGCCCCACGTAGCACCCCTTGGCGTACAGTCATCGTGAGCGATGATGCCCGCGACATTCTGGCTTCTAAGATGACCTACAACCTAAACGAGCCCAGCAAGATCAAGGACACTTCCTGGATAAAGCCGGTGAAGTATGTTGGGGTCTGGTGGGAGATGATCACTGGCAAGAGCACCTGGTCTTACACCAATGACTATCCATCAGTGCAATTGGGCATTAGTGATTACTCTAAAGCTAAACCAAACGGCACCCACGGCGCCAATACTGCAAACGTGAAAAAGTACATTGACTTTGCAGCCAAGCACGGCTTTGACGGAGTTCTGGTGGAAGGCTGGAACATAGGCTGGGAAGACTGGTTCGGGAACTCCAAAGACTACGTGTTTGATTTCGTGACCCCGTACCCGGATTTCGATGTAAAGGGAATTCGTGAGTACGCCAACTCAAAAGGCGTGAAGATGATCATGCATCACGAGACCTCTTCCTCGGTGCGTAATTACGAGCGCCACATGGACAAGGCGTACCAATTTATGAAAGATAACGGCTATGATGCCGTGAAAAGCGGTTATGTAGGCGACATCCTGCCAAGGGGGGAGAACCACTACAGCCAGTGGATTGTGAACCATTACCAGTATGCCCTTGAAAAAGCGGCCGATTACAAGATTATGGTAAACGCCCACGAAGCGGTTCGCCCCACTGGTATCGCCCGCACCTGGCCTAACCTGATCGGGAACGAGTCTGCCCGTGGAACGGAGTACCAGTCGTTCGGGGGCTCTAAGCCAAACCACGTGACGGTAATTCCTTTTACCCGCCTCATTGGTGGTCCGATGGATTATACGCCGGGTATCTTCGAGATGGATCTGAGCAAGCTGAATCCTGACAACAAATCGCACGTGAACAGCACCATTGCCAACCAATTGGCCTTGTACCTGACCATGTACAGCCCGCTGCAGATGGCTGCTGATTTACCTGAGAACTATGACCGCTTCCCAGATGCCTTCCAGTTCATCAAAGACGTGGCCGTAGATTGGGATGACAGTCGTTACCTGGAAGCTGAACCCGGAGAGTACATCACAGTGGCCCGGAAAGCCAAAGGAACAGCCCAATGGTTCCTGGGGAGCGTTGGGGGCAACAACACCCGTACTTCCAACATCAAATTTGACTTCCTGGACAAAGGCAAAACCTACATCGCTACAATCTACTCTGATGCGAAGGACGCCCATTACAAAACAAATCCGCAAGCTTACAACATCCGGAAAGTAGTGGTGACCAACAAGTCTAAGCTGTCGCAAATGGTAGCGCCCGGTGGAGGGTACGCCATTAGCTTCGTGGAGGCTGAAAAAAACCAGACCAAAGGTTTGCAGCGTCTGTAA
- a CDS encoding SusE domain-containing protein, translated as MKTSLIKNIGLLGLLLFFFSSCEKDEERIIANTQGKGAAFTASANTLTLQKANERNQAVNFTWTKADFGFDAAITNTLQFAVAGTNFANPKEVVLGASDVSKSYTVLEFNALMLSLNLPTGRNSIIETRVKSQVAGTEAIAPVYSNVVSMTVNPYALISFVYVPGAYQGWNPSTADSLISPTSNNIYTGVINFTEGNTKFKITPAKKWDVAYGDAGGGKVSTSGGDLSVPTAGMYRLTLNLNENTLTAAKYSFGVIGDATAGGWGADTDMMYNNGTQTWSLTTNLKAGAIKFRLNDDWGTNYGGSNGTLVSNGDNITVPSAGNYRITFSLATNTYTLTKL; from the coding sequence GCTTGGTCTGTTGCTTTTCTTTTTCTCCTCTTGTGAGAAGGATGAGGAAAGGATCATCGCCAATACCCAGGGAAAAGGAGCCGCTTTCACAGCTTCTGCCAACACATTGACGCTTCAAAAAGCCAATGAAAGAAACCAGGCGGTAAATTTCACCTGGACAAAAGCTGATTTTGGTTTTGATGCCGCTATCACCAATACTCTTCAGTTTGCAGTAGCCGGTACAAACTTTGCCAACCCTAAAGAAGTTGTTTTAGGCGCAAGTGATGTTTCTAAGAGCTATACTGTTTTAGAGTTCAATGCTTTAATGTTGTCTCTGAATTTGCCAACAGGTAGAAACTCAATTATTGAGACGCGGGTGAAATCACAAGTAGCCGGTACTGAAGCCATAGCTCCGGTATATTCAAATGTGGTGAGCATGACCGTAAACCCTTATGCATTGATTTCTTTTGTGTATGTACCTGGAGCTTACCAAGGTTGGAACCCATCTACAGCAGACAGCTTGATTTCACCTACCAGCAACAACATCTACACAGGTGTGATCAACTTTACAGAAGGTAACACTAAGTTTAAGATTACTCCTGCCAAGAAGTGGGATGTAGCGTATGGTGATGCCGGAGGAGGAAAAGTTAGTACCTCAGGCGGGGATTTGTCTGTGCCAACAGCTGGTATGTACCGTTTAACACTAAACCTGAACGAGAACACCTTAACTGCTGCTAAGTATAGCTTTGGAGTAATTGGTGATGCCACTGCCGGCGGTTGGGGTGCTGATACTGACATGATGTACAACAACGGCACTCAAACATGGTCACTTACCACAAACCTAAAAGCAGGAGCCATCAAGTTCCGTCTGAATGATGACTGGGGAACAAACTACGGTGGGTCTAATGGCACGTTGGTTTCAAATGGTGACAACATCACGGTTCCTTCTGCTGGTAACTACAGAATAACCTTCAGCCTTGCTACCAACACCTACACTTTAACTAAATTATAG